In a genomic window of Mucilaginibacter sp. KACC 22063:
- a CDS encoding thiamine pyrophosphate-dependent enzyme, with the protein MSKKVAEQLVDMLVNAGIKRIYAVTGDSLNELNDAVRRNDSIQWVHVRHEEAGAYAAAAEAELGGLACCAGSSGPGHVHLINGLYDAHRSNVPVLAIASTCATVEFGSAYFQETNVIKLFDDCSHYNQIAATPAQLPRMTQAAIQHAVQRKGVAILGLPGDVSAMDAVENISADKNYFSKALIRPNDEDIAQMASLINKYHKISIYCGIGAAEAHDEVVKLSQLINAPVGYSFRGKMGIQYDNPNEVGMTGLLGLPSAYHSMHESDLIVLLGTDFPYVPFMPTDKKIIQVDLQPERLGRRAKLDLGLHGDIKTTLTALLPLINNKEDDSFLKAQLHLYDKVKEHLNIYVKDKGSKNAIQPEAAAACLDKLAADDAIFTVDTGMCCVWGARYIRATGKRAMLGSFSHGSMANAMPHAIGAAFSCPGRQVIAMCGDGGISMLLGDLATIKQYKLPIKIIVFNNRSLGMVKLEMQVSGLPDAETDMENPDFAMIAQAMGIKGMTITDPEELESGLQQALDYDGPVLVNVFTNPNALAMPPKIEFDMIKGMTLSMTKLMLGGNFEEVLNTVKSSYKHLGEIID; encoded by the coding sequence ATGTCGAAAAAAGTAGCCGAGCAATTAGTTGACATGTTGGTAAATGCGGGTATCAAACGTATATATGCAGTTACCGGCGACAGCTTAAATGAATTAAACGATGCCGTAAGAAGAAACGACAGCATTCAGTGGGTCCATGTAAGACATGAGGAGGCAGGAGCCTATGCCGCAGCCGCCGAAGCAGAACTTGGAGGTTTGGCATGCTGCGCCGGTAGCAGCGGCCCGGGCCACGTCCATTTAATTAATGGGTTGTATGATGCCCACAGGTCTAATGTTCCGGTGCTGGCCATCGCATCCACCTGCGCAACCGTTGAATTTGGAAGCGCTTACTTCCAGGAAACTAACGTAATAAAGCTTTTTGACGATTGCAGCCATTACAACCAGATTGCCGCTACTCCTGCACAGCTTCCGCGAATGACACAGGCGGCTATTCAGCATGCCGTACAACGTAAAGGCGTTGCCATTTTAGGCCTTCCCGGCGATGTAAGCGCAATGGATGCCGTTGAAAATATATCAGCCGATAAAAACTACTTTTCAAAAGCGCTTATCCGCCCTAATGACGAGGATATAGCCCAAATGGCATCCCTGATTAATAAGTATCATAAAATCAGCATCTATTGCGGTATAGGTGCAGCTGAAGCGCACGACGAGGTAGTTAAACTATCTCAATTAATAAATGCCCCGGTAGGCTACTCTTTCCGTGGCAAAATGGGTATCCAGTACGATAACCCTAACGAAGTTGGCATGACAGGCTTGTTGGGTTTACCTTCTGCCTATCATAGCATGCACGAAAGTGACCTGATCGTTCTTTTAGGTACCGACTTCCCCTATGTGCCTTTTATGCCGACTGATAAAAAGATCATACAGGTGGATCTGCAGCCTGAACGATTGGGCCGTCGTGCAAAATTAGATTTAGGCCTGCATGGTGACATCAAAACTACTTTGACAGCCTTGCTCCCGCTTATTAATAACAAAGAGGATGATAGCTTTTTAAAGGCACAATTGCATCTGTACGATAAGGTAAAAGAACACCTGAATATCTATGTAAAAGACAAGGGCAGTAAAAATGCGATACAACCCGAAGCCGCTGCTGCTTGTCTTGACAAGTTAGCTGCCGACGATGCCATTTTTACGGTTGATACTGGTATGTGCTGCGTTTGGGGTGCGCGATATATCCGCGCTACAGGCAAACGAGCTATGCTGGGTTCTTTTAGTCATGGCTCAATGGCTAATGCAATGCCACACGCTATTGGGGCAGCTTTTTCATGTCCAGGCCGCCAGGTGATTGCTATGTGCGGCGATGGCGGTATCTCTATGTTATTGGGCGATCTGGCTACCATAAAACAATATAAGCTACCCATCAAGATCATTGTATTCAACAACCGCTCTTTAGGGATGGTAAAATTGGAAATGCAGGTGAGCGGATTGCCTGACGCTGAGACCGACATGGAAAACCCGGATTTTGCCATGATAGCACAGGCTATGGGCATTAAAGGGATGACCATAACAGATCCTGAAGAGCTGGAAAGTGGTTTGCAACAAGCCCTTGATTATGACGGCCCGGTTCTGGTAAACGTTTTCACTAATCCGAATGCATTGGCGATGCCACCAAAAATAGAGTTTGACATGATTAAAGGCATGACCCTATCTATGACTAAACTAATGCTTGGCGGTAATTTTGAAGAGGTATTGAATACAGTGAAATCAAGCTACAAACACCTCGGCGAAATAATTGACTAA
- a CDS encoding alpha/beta hydrolase: MENQLTVIKDIEYKEGLNLDVYSGKNNKGAIIDIHGGGWFHGDKSKDEDLATLLAKEGYLVIVPNYRLTPTVVYPAAREDIIASLNWLRESQYDFDKGKIAVWGSSAGGNLAIELALVCGIPAVSWSGIIDIEGFILETDGNADETKDTIDFASTPSANINQGGRNDAFLRWCIYQLIGNDRSMLKEASPLTRVSAQSGQIYIANSMDEFVPTEGALKLQQALLDKGVPTTVQFVPGTLHGKGYLSQVMQSSLEFLENIFNRT, from the coding sequence ATGGAAAACCAGCTGACCGTTATAAAAGATATTGAATACAAAGAAGGGCTGAACCTTGATGTATATTCTGGTAAAAATAACAAAGGCGCAATTATAGATATCCATGGCGGCGGCTGGTTTCACGGCGATAAAAGTAAAGACGAAGATCTGGCTACCCTGCTTGCAAAAGAAGGCTACTTAGTTATTGTCCCAAATTATCGCCTTACACCCACAGTGGTTTATCCGGCTGCCCGTGAGGATATCATCGCTTCTTTAAACTGGCTGAGAGAATCACAATATGATTTCGACAAAGGAAAGATTGCCGTCTGGGGAAGTTCTGCCGGTGGAAACCTCGCAATAGAACTGGCATTGGTGTGTGGTATACCGGCGGTCAGTTGGTCGGGTATCATTGACATTGAAGGTTTTATTTTAGAAACCGATGGCAATGCAGATGAAACAAAAGACACGATTGACTTTGCAAGTACGCCCAGTGCTAACATTAATCAGGGCGGAAGAAATGATGCTTTTTTAAGATGGTGCATTTATCAGCTGATTGGAAACGACAGAAGCATGCTGAAAGAAGCCAGTCCGCTGACACGTGTAAGTGCACAAAGCGGGCAGATTTATATTGCCAATTCAATGGACGAGTTTGTGCCGACAGAAGGAGCGCTTAAACTACAACAAGCATTATTGGATAAAGGCGTGCCTACAACAGTTCAGTTTGTACCGGGCACTTTACATGGCAAGGGTTATTTATCACAGGTAATGCAAAGCTCGCTGGAATTTTTAGAGAATATTTTCAACCGGACTTAA
- a CDS encoding response regulator, whose amino-acid sequence MKLLNTKKRVLLLDKDNGLINNVDELLFTGEWDVFITFDPNAVFDCAKKFNPDLIILDYTLLDNDCALICQDFKQDSALQNIPIIILTAYKTSKVTADSYKCDALFVKPRDFEVLAAKMDILLAS is encoded by the coding sequence ATGAAACTGCTAAACACTAAGAAAAGAGTGCTATTGCTCGATAAGGATAACGGCCTGATCAACAACGTTGATGAGTTACTATTTACCGGCGAATGGGATGTATTTATAACGTTTGACCCTAATGCAGTATTTGACTGTGCTAAGAAGTTTAATCCTGATTTAATTATTTTGGATTACACCTTACTTGACAATGATTGCGCGCTGATATGCCAGGATTTCAAACAGGATTCCGCTCTGCAGAACATTCCGATTATTATACTTACCGCTTATAAAACCAGTAAGGTAACGGCAGATAGCTATAAATGCGATGCCCTTTTTGTTAAGCCCCGCGACTTTGAAGTGCTGGCAGCTAAAATGGATATTTTGTTAGCTTCCTGA
- a CDS encoding diacylglycerol/lipid kinase family protein, with protein MEQKHIHFIINESSDSENVESIIDELFEQHSLSYHVSRLKNHADIAALAQQMKASRMVAVYGGDGTVTEVAKVLIGTEVPLAIIPGGTANVLSKELQIPQDTISAIKMLAEDSFQIKNMDTGLVNGTSFLLRVNLGIMADMITDVNPTVKEHAGQLAYGLSAIKAVSNAEPHTYQLIIDGEAMEVSAVSLTVTNSGHMGIGNLQMHPGISVTDGLLDLVLLKNADVLTLVKAAGSSLMDKETEAVNHYPLKKINIKMSQPESYICDDCEANADELTIEVVPSSLRVVVPLTHNE; from the coding sequence GTGGAACAAAAACATATACATTTTATCATCAATGAATCAAGCGACAGTGAAAATGTTGAAAGCATTATTGATGAATTATTTGAGCAACATAGCCTAAGCTACCATGTAAGCAGGCTTAAAAACCATGCTGATATTGCAGCATTGGCTCAACAGATGAAAGCAAGCCGTATGGTTGCCGTTTACGGAGGAGATGGAACGGTGACCGAGGTAGCCAAGGTACTGATAGGAACAGAAGTGCCGCTGGCCATTATTCCCGGTGGCACAGCCAATGTGTTATCAAAAGAATTGCAAATACCGCAGGACACCATTTCGGCAATTAAAATGCTTGCGGAAGATAGTTTCCAGATAAAAAATATGGATACCGGACTGGTGAATGGCACATCTTTCTTATTAAGAGTTAATCTTGGTATTATGGCTGACATGATCACCGATGTTAACCCTACAGTGAAGGAACATGCAGGCCAGTTAGCTTATGGACTGTCGGCAATAAAAGCTGTCAGCAATGCAGAACCACATACTTATCAATTGATAATTGATGGTGAAGCCATGGAGGTATCAGCAGTTTCATTAACAGTCACAAATTCAGGCCATATGGGTATAGGAAATTTACAAATGCATCCCGGGATAAGCGTAACTGACGGTTTATTAGATCTTGTACTGCTAAAAAATGCAGATGTATTAACCCTTGTAAAAGCAGCAGGCAGCAGTTTAATGGACAAGGAAACAGAGGCGGTAAATCATTACCCGCTTAAAAAGATCAATATCAAAATGTCGCAACCCGAGAGTTATATCTGTGATGATTGCGAAGCTAATGCGGATGAACTGACGATTGAAGTTGTACCATCATCATTAAGAGTAGTTGTACCCTTAACTCATAATGAATGA
- a CDS encoding cold-shock protein: MQQGTVKFFNEAKGFGFITPNNGGSEIFVHSTGLIDNIRENDEVSFDVESGRKGPNAVNVKIA; encoded by the coding sequence ATGCAACAAGGAACAGTAAAATTCTTTAATGAAGCCAAAGGTTTCGGTTTTATTACACCTAATAATGGTGGAAGCGAAATCTTCGTTCATTCAACTGGTCTGATTGACAACATCCGTGAAAACGATGAAGTTAGTTTTGACGTAGAGTCAGGACGTAAAGGTCCTAACGCCGTAAATGTAAAAATAGCTTAA
- a CDS encoding dual specificity protein phosphatase family protein — MIAKIKSWVLLLVIFWQKIWDNVYRFFNGLPTLKRSQITADLFLGSQYNLVGLQKLKAMGVTGIVNMRMNPIYKESQYEGFHYLHLPTVDNTPPPLDVLIKGADFMTNEIKNGGKVYVHCRQGLGRGPTMAIAYLISTGITYEDAYSQVKKVRTFINPRPGQISRLKELEHYYGNVHSL; from the coding sequence ATGATAGCAAAAATAAAAAGCTGGGTTTTACTGCTGGTTATTTTCTGGCAGAAGATATGGGATAATGTTTACCGATTTTTTAATGGCTTGCCAACATTAAAACGCAGCCAGATTACTGCTGATCTTTTTTTAGGCAGCCAATATAACCTTGTAGGCCTGCAAAAGTTAAAGGCAATGGGCGTTACCGGTATCGTTAATATGCGCATGAACCCTATATATAAAGAATCGCAATATGAAGGTTTCCATTACCTGCATCTGCCTACGGTTGATAACACCCCACCACCGCTTGATGTATTAATAAAAGGGGCAGATTTCATGACTAATGAAATAAAAAACGGCGGCAAGGTATATGTACATTGCAGGCAAGGCCTTGGCAGGGGGCCAACTATGGCCATTGCCTACCTCATCAGCACAGGTATTACCTATGAGGACGCTTACAGCCAGGTAAAAAAAGTACGCACCTTTATTAATCCCCGGCCGGGACAAATCAGCCGGTTAAAAGAACTTGAACATTACTACGGCAACGTACACAGCTTATAA
- a CDS encoding alpha-L-fucosidase, giving the protein MKLFTTVKSLCFLIALAAVSNFSYAQQKPSKPLNELQQSFVDLKFGMFIHFNIPTYFNQDWPDPEASPEAFNPTKLNADQWAKAAKSANMAYGCITTKHHSGFCIWDTKTTNYSVMSSPYKKDVVRQFVNAFRANGLKVMLYYSILDTHHKLRPNEIQPKHIEMVKKQLTELLTNYGPIEALIIDGWDAPWSRISYDDVPFEQVYKLVKSLQPNCIMMDLNGAKYPKDGLYYTDIKTYEMGAGQRMSKDINQMPSLACLPLQSSWFWKTNMPTTAVKDPAKLVNETLVTLNKANCNFILNVAPNRDGLFDDNALAALKQIGTLWHNDGSKADFKPTSAPIIASNLAKNQPANSSWSDDMNIMDFANDDDFTSSWQSNPEVKNPWYEVDFRTPQTFNAIVIFEHKPNIKKYKLEYFANNKWNALFEGENLLRVKVNRFTSVKGEKIRMKIESYDTPPSIAEFEVYNEPR; this is encoded by the coding sequence ATGAAACTTTTCACGACTGTAAAGTCACTATGCTTTTTAATAGCATTGGCAGCTGTTTCAAACTTCAGCTACGCACAACAGAAACCAAGCAAACCACTTAATGAGCTTCAGCAATCCTTTGTTGACTTAAAGTTCGGCATGTTCATCCACTTTAACATCCCAACTTATTTTAATCAGGACTGGCCCGATCCTGAAGCATCACCCGAAGCATTTAACCCGACAAAACTAAACGCAGACCAGTGGGCTAAGGCTGCAAAGTCGGCTAACATGGCTTACGGCTGTATCACCACCAAACACCATAGCGGTTTTTGTATCTGGGACACCAAAACAACCAACTACAGTGTAATGAGCAGCCCTTATAAAAAAGACGTGGTAAGGCAGTTTGTAAACGCTTTCAGGGCAAATGGCTTAAAGGTAATGCTGTATTATTCTATCCTGGATACGCATCATAAGCTTCGCCCAAACGAAATTCAGCCTAAGCATATCGAAATGGTTAAAAAGCAACTGACCGAGCTTTTAACCAACTATGGCCCTATAGAAGCCCTGATTATTGATGGCTGGGACGCGCCATGGTCGCGCATTTCTTATGACGATGTACCCTTTGAACAGGTTTACAAATTGGTTAAATCCTTGCAGCCCAACTGCATTATGATGGATTTAAACGGCGCTAAATATCCTAAAGACGGCTTGTACTACACAGATATCAAAACTTACGAAATGGGTGCCGGGCAGCGCATGTCTAAAGATATCAACCAAATGCCCTCATTAGCCTGCCTGCCACTGCAATCATCATGGTTTTGGAAAACCAACATGCCTACGACCGCGGTAAAAGATCCGGCTAAACTGGTGAACGAAACTTTAGTGACCCTAAATAAAGCTAACTGTAACTTTATCCTGAATGTAGCGCCTAACCGTGACGGATTATTTGATGATAATGCCCTGGCTGCACTTAAACAAATTGGCACCCTATGGCACAATGATGGCAGCAAAGCTGATTTTAAACCTACCAGTGCACCTATCATTGCTTCAAATCTGGCTAAAAACCAACCTGCCAACTCAAGCTGGAGCGATGACATGAACATTATGGATTTTGCAAATGACGACGACTTCACTTCATCATGGCAATCAAATCCTGAAGTAAAAAATCCGTGGTATGAAGTTGATTTCCGCACGCCTCAAACCTTCAATGCAATAGTAATCTTTGAACATAAGCCGAATATTAAAAAATATAAGCTGGAATATTTTGCTAACAACAAATGGAATGCGTTATTTGAGGGCGAAAACCTTTTAAGAGTTAAAGTAAATCGATTTACCTCTGTTAAGGGAGAGAAAATAAGAATGAAGATAGAAAGCTATGACACCCCACCTTCTATCGCAGAATTTGAAGTTTACAACGAACCCAGATAA
- a CDS encoding GH92 family glycosyl hydrolase produces the protein MKKQLKALLFTGLIASAATAQNQTTGQYVKYVNPFIGTGAVDQNSLSGSNFPGATVPFGFVQLSPDTQDSPDNPASGYDYNDKTIVGFSHTHLSGTGVADLFDVLVMPTTGEVKFTPGKADKPGSGYRSAYSHQNETARPGYYQVMLKDYNINAELTSTSHVGLHRYTFPKADNSHIIFDLDHSLDKKRTYWSCKIIGAEMRIINDHTIEGYRILTGWAKLRKVYFHAEFSKPFISSAFANGNRSIPNLSIINGTNIKGAFNFDTQDGKPVLVKVALSPVSVENAKANLAAELPGWNFDEVSAKSSAEWEKELEKIKAEGTQEQKQIFYTGLYHAFTQPNNVADVNGDYQATDLTIANAPDKTHYSTFSLWDTYRAAHPLYTLIQPERTAGFVNSMMRQYDTYGYLPIWQLWGDENYCMIGNHAIPVIVDAALKGLPGFDVEKAYKAVKQSSLTDHPGSPFQAWEKYHYIPEDLQSQSVSITVEVAFDDWCVAQLAKKLGKTEDYKHFMERSEYYRNVFNPKNGFFQAKKKDGSWLEPFNPLQYGGNGGNPYTEGNAWQYLWYVPQNVPGLIELMGGKKAFTAKLDQFFTLADKPGEVNGNASGFIGQYAHGNEPSHHVAYLYDYAGQPWKTQMYVAKVLNELYNNSSSGYSGNEDCGQMSSWYIFSAMGFYPVNPDSQEYAIGSPILKHAEMVVPGGKIFTVDVKNPGKQNCYIQSVKLNGKALNKPFISQSDIVNGGKLEFVMGSKPNKSWGVK, from the coding sequence ATGAAAAAACAGCTTAAAGCATTACTGTTTACAGGCTTAATAGCATCGGCAGCCACGGCGCAAAACCAAACAACAGGCCAATATGTAAAGTACGTAAACCCGTTTATTGGTACAGGTGCGGTTGATCAAAACAGCCTTTCGGGCAGTAACTTTCCGGGAGCTACCGTTCCTTTTGGCTTTGTACAGTTAAGCCCGGATACACAGGATAGTCCCGATAACCCTGCTTCCGGTTATGATTATAACGACAAAACCATCGTTGGCTTTAGCCATACCCACCTTAGCGGCACCGGCGTTGCCGACCTTTTTGATGTATTGGTAATGCCAACAACTGGCGAGGTAAAATTTACACCCGGTAAAGCCGATAAACCCGGCAGTGGCTACAGGTCGGCGTATTCACATCAAAATGAAACCGCACGGCCGGGCTATTACCAGGTAATGCTTAAAGACTATAACATTAATGCAGAGCTTACTTCAACATCGCACGTTGGGCTTCATCGCTATACCTTTCCTAAAGCGGATAACAGCCATATCATATTTGATCTCGACCATTCTTTAGATAAGAAACGTACCTATTGGTCATGCAAAATCATTGGTGCAGAAATGCGCATTATAAACGACCATACCATTGAAGGGTATCGCATATTAACCGGATGGGCAAAACTACGTAAGGTATATTTCCATGCGGAATTCTCTAAACCGTTCATATCGTCAGCATTTGCCAATGGCAACCGCAGTATCCCTAACCTATCCATTATTAACGGAACAAACATTAAAGGTGCTTTTAACTTTGATACACAGGATGGAAAACCGGTATTGGTAAAAGTTGCGCTATCACCGGTAAGTGTCGAAAATGCAAAAGCAAACCTTGCTGCGGAACTACCGGGATGGAACTTTGACGAGGTATCTGCAAAGAGCAGCGCCGAATGGGAAAAAGAACTGGAAAAAATTAAAGCAGAGGGTACGCAAGAGCAAAAACAAATTTTTTATACTGGCTTGTACCATGCCTTTACGCAGCCCAACAATGTTGCCGATGTAAACGGCGATTATCAGGCTACAGATCTCACCATTGCCAATGCGCCTGACAAAACACATTATTCTACCTTCTCTTTATGGGATACCTACAGGGCTGCGCACCCGCTTTATACGCTGATACAGCCAGAGCGTACTGCCGGCTTTGTTAACAGCATGATGAGGCAATATGACACATATGGCTACCTGCCTATCTGGCAACTATGGGGCGACGAAAATTACTGTATGATCGGTAATCATGCTATCCCTGTTATTGTAGATGCTGCATTAAAAGGGCTTCCGGGTTTTGATGTAGAAAAAGCTTACAAAGCAGTAAAACAATCATCTTTAACAGATCACCCGGGCTCGCCTTTCCAGGCATGGGAAAAGTATCATTATATACCGGAGGATCTGCAATCACAGTCAGTTTCTATCACTGTAGAGGTAGCATTTGACGATTGGTGCGTTGCGCAACTTGCCAAAAAGCTTGGAAAAACCGAAGATTACAAGCATTTTATGGAACGCTCGGAGTATTACAGAAATGTATTTAATCCGAAAAATGGTTTCTTCCAGGCTAAAAAGAAAGATGGCAGCTGGCTTGAACCATTTAACCCGCTGCAATACGGTGGAAACGGCGGCAACCCTTACACCGAAGGCAATGCATGGCAATACTTGTGGTATGTTCCTCAGAATGTACCTGGTTTAATTGAACTGATGGGCGGCAAGAAAGCATTTACGGCTAAGCTTGACCAGTTCTTTACCTTAGCTGATAAACCAGGCGAGGTTAACGGCAATGCATCTGGTTTCATCGGTCAGTACGCACACGGTAACGAGCCAAGCCACCACGTAGCTTACTTGTATGACTATGCCGGCCAACCCTGGAAAACACAGATGTATGTGGCTAAAGTTTTGAATGAGCTGTATAACAATTCATCTTCGGGTTATTCTGGTAATGAGGATTGCGGGCAAATGTCGTCATGGTATATCTTCAGTGCAATGGGCTTTTACCCTGTAAACCCCGACAGCCAGGAATATGCCATTGGTTCACCAATTTTAAAACATGCTGAAATGGTAGTGCCAGGCGGTAAAATATTTACGGTTGATGTAAAAAACCCGGGCAAGCAAAACTGCTATATCCAGTCGGTTAAACTAAATGGCAAAGCACTTAACAAACCGTTTATCAGCCAAAGCGACATCGTAAACGGTGGCAAACTTGAATTTGTAATGGGCAGCAAGCCTAACAAAAGCTGGGGAGTTAAATAA
- a CDS encoding PAS domain-containing sensor histidine kinase: MTFSLADFEHFFYSSRDLFCIAGFDGYFKNVNSAVTDTLGYSLEELKAIPIDSFIFPDDRDITSMHRNRLHQTLPLYNFENRYMTKSGEVVWLAWTSVSVPEKELVFAVAKNITYRKRQEEDRNHLLKALTDQIAEMQNVAYSLAHDLRAPIGNLQLLLMLEEQPDIGLISATANELRYKLDSFLDMLIEKRKKDAQLEKLSLKESLNRIISSLQSLIADSGTSISCNFSGAADVWFNSSYLDSIFLNLITNSIKYTLPGKYPIISVSSRHCETFTEIIYTDNGRGFDMNKVGEQVFQFNRRFHTVTDSKGIGLYLVRNHLNSLGGDIGIQSSEPGKGTSFIIKIREPQGI; encoded by the coding sequence ATGACTTTTTCTTTAGCAGACTTCGAACATTTTTTCTATTCATCCCGTGACCTTTTTTGTATAGCTGGTTTTGACGGTTATTTTAAGAATGTTAACAGTGCGGTTACTGATACGCTGGGTTATTCGCTCGAAGAATTGAAGGCTATCCCCATAGATTCTTTTATTTTTCCTGATGACAGGGATATTACTTCTATGCACCGGAACAGGTTGCATCAAACTTTACCGCTTTATAATTTTGAAAACAGGTACATGACAAAATCCGGAGAGGTGGTTTGGTTGGCCTGGACATCAGTATCTGTTCCTGAAAAAGAACTTGTATTTGCAGTTGCCAAAAATATCACCTATCGTAAAAGGCAGGAGGAAGACCGTAATCACCTGCTGAAAGCATTAACAGATCAAATTGCAGAGATGCAGAATGTGGCATACTCACTTGCTCATGACCTGCGTGCGCCAATAGGCAATCTTCAGCTGTTATTAATGCTTGAAGAGCAACCCGATATCGGCCTGATCTCGGCAACTGCCAATGAATTGAGGTACAAGCTCGACAGCTTTTTGGATATGCTCATAGAAAAGCGTAAAAAAGATGCACAATTAGAAAAGCTTAGCTTAAAAGAGTCATTAAATCGCATAATTTCCAGTTTGCAATCCTTAATAGCAGACTCGGGTACGTCTATTTCCTGCAATTTTTCAGGTGCTGCTGATGTATGGTTTAATTCATCATACCTGGACAGCATCTTTTTAAACCTGATTACCAATAGTATTAAATACACACTACCTGGCAAGTACCCTATAATAAGTGTAAGCAGCCGCCATTGTGAAACTTTTACTGAAATAATTTATACTGATAATGGACGGGGCTTTGATATGAATAAGGTAGGGGAGCAGGTATTTCAGTTTAACCGTCGTTTTCACACCGTTACCGATAGTAAGGGTATCGGATTGTATCTTGTGCGTAACCATTTAAATAGCCTTGGCGGCGATATTGGTATTCAAAGCAGCGAACCAGGAAAAGGGACATCGTTTATCATAAAGATCAGAGAACCGCAAGGGATATAA
- a CDS encoding dioxygenase family protein, which yields MERKNFLKSLMIGAVTSSVLVDACSKDDSVSPTSTTTTTTTSGTSTSGSCSVVPTETEGPFPTHTPASYVRSNITDGRTGYKMTIKITINNSNNNCNALSSALVDIWHCDAEGNYSEYGNTSMQSTDYTSVHFLRGRQTTDSNGLVTFTSIFPGWYSGRATHIHVHVYNSSGTSLKVTQIAFPEGTGTALATVNGYKKGLTGYTTNSQDNVFSDGYSLELATVTGNTTDGFNLSISLSVPA from the coding sequence ATGGAACGGAAAAACTTTTTGAAAAGCCTGATGATCGGGGCAGTTACATCATCAGTATTGGTTGACGCTTGCAGCAAAGATGACAGCGTTAGCCCAACAAGCACTACAACTACAACGACAACGTCGGGTACTTCTACTTCCGGCAGTTGTAGTGTGGTACCGACAGAAACAGAAGGGCCGTTCCCTACGCATACGCCGGCGTCTTATGTGCGGAGCAATATTACGGACGGGCGCACAGGATATAAGATGACTATTAAGATCACTATTAATAACAGCAATAATAACTGTAACGCGTTATCATCTGCTTTAGTAGATATATGGCATTGCGACGCAGAAGGCAATTACTCAGAATACGGTAACACCAGCATGCAGTCTACTGATTATACCTCTGTACACTTTTTACGCGGCAGGCAAACTACCGATAGCAATGGCCTGGTTACTTTTACCTCTATTTTCCCGGGATGGTATTCGGGCAGGGCAACGCATATCCATGTGCATGTATACAACTCATCAGGTACCTCTTTAAAGGTTACACAAATTGCTTTCCCCGAAGGTACAGGCACTGCATTGGCCACTGTTAACGGTTACAAAAAAGGGCTTACAGGTTATACCACCAATTCGCAGGATAATGTGTTTAGTGACGGATATAGCCTGGAGTTAGCCACGGTGACAGGTAATACTACCGATGGCTTTAACCTAAGCATCAGCTTATCTGTGCCTGCATAA